The following are encoded together in the Malaya genurostris strain Urasoe2022 chromosome 3, Malgen_1.1, whole genome shotgun sequence genome:
- the LOC131436755 gene encoding SET domain-containing protein SmydA-8 isoform X1, whose translation MNNDPGKCALCGVASNMKCAGCKRIAYCGPEHQKKHWRQQHKNDCAKPYEIVQHSEKNKLNRNEEVGRYYRATENIPKGTTLFIESPLVIGPKWNLAEYELRSTIVPCVGCFTDCQLGLYRCENCHWPTCKPDCPGLENANLHVLECGMLRLGPGPKPRDDPNAMFDYYRYDSLLALKCLALQMIDRKRFEQMMQLESHYEARMGSQFYKEADERTVKYLLKNFVEPLKKLEQKQGKVVLPVCDTKALHKICGILEVNAMIIPLSNGREICGLYPNGCMLEHCCMPNCYYTFDCSKGMKLNFKAGKTIKRGEHLCTTYTHSLWGTQQRRDHLKSNKYFACSCLRCSDPTELGTYLSALRCMGVDDNACNGFQLPIYPLDDTSNWKCNQCAIDVQADQVNFLLSKIGEEVDFAMDRKSSIKQMDDLVSKLSTFLHPNHYFLLTLKHSLIQMYGHLNGYLTSQLSDAILARKVEICREMMKVIDILDPDSFRLSLYAAVIFFEQQSALIEINERKLRSNVPKEDSSVQKNYNDALNCLKRAKEVLAYEMGTRQGKKLSEEVQKATERLEAMILC comes from the exons ATTGTGCAACACTCTGAAAAGAACaag CTTAATCGCAACGAGGAAGTGGGTCGTTACTatcgagcaacggaaaacattcCGAAGGGGACAACTCTTTTCATCGAAAGCCCACTGGTTATCGGACCCAAATGGAATCTGGCCGAGTACGAGCTGCGATCGACGATCGTTCCGTGTGTAGGCTGTTTTACCGACTGTCAGTTGGGTTTGTACCGATGCGAAAATTGCCACTGGCCAACATGTAAACCTGACTGTCCCGGATTAGAGAATGCCAACCTGCACGTCCTCGAATGCGGTATGTTACGGCTTGGGCCAGGACCCAAGCCACGGGATGATCCGAATGCCATGTTTGACTACTACCGGTATGACTCGTTACTTGCGCTCAAATGTTTGGCTCTACAGATGATCGATAGGAAACGGTTCGAGCAAATGATGCAGCTTGAAAGCCACTACGAAGCACGCATGGGTTCTCAGTTCTACAAGGAAGCTGACGAACGGACTGTAAagtacttgttgaaaaatttcgttgaACCGCTAAAGaaattggaacaaaagcagggTAAAGTTGTACTGCCGGTTTGCGACACCAAGGCTTTGCATAAGATCTGCGGAATTCTCGAGGTCAATGCAATGATAATTCCGCTGAGTAATGGACGAGAGATCTGTGGGTTATATCCGAACGGTTGTATGTTGGAACACTGTTGCATGCCAAATTGTTACTACACCTTTGACTGCAGTAAGGGAATGAAGCTAAATTTCAAGGCAGGAAAAACTATCAAAAGGG GTGAGCATCTATGTACAACCTACACACACTCCCTGTGGGGAACCCAGCAGCGACGCGATCACCTAAAAAGTAACAAATACTTTGCCTGTAGCTGCCTTCGTTGCTCGGATCCAACTGAACTTGGAACCTACCTGAGCGCTCTAAGATGTATGGGAGTAGATGATAATGCTTGCAATGGATTTCAGCTTCCGATATACCCACTGGATGATACCAGCAATTGGAAGTGCAATCAATGCGCGATCGACGTTCAGGCCGATCAAGTCAACTTCCTGCTGTCGAAAATAGGCGAGGAAGTTGATTTTGCCATGGACCGCAAATCGTCCATTAAACAGATGGATGACTTGGTATCCAAACTATCAACGTTTCTGCATCCAAATCATTACTTTCTGCTTACGCTTAAACACTCGTTGATTCAAATGTACGGACACCTTAATGGCTACTTAACTAGTCAACTCTCTGATGCCATACTGGCCCGCAAAGTCGAAATTTGTCGGGAAATGATGAAGGTTATTGACATTCTAGATCCGGACTCTTTTCGGCTCAGTTTGTACGCCGCCGTAATCTTCTTCGAGCAACAGTCGGCCCTGATCGAAATCAACGAGCGGAAGCTGCGATCGAATGTTCCAAAAGAGGACTCTTCAGTTCAGAAAAATTATAACGACGCGTTGAACTGTTTAAAACGCGCCAAAGAGGTCCTTGCCTATGAAATGGGCACACGGCAGGGCAAGAAGCTTTCGGAGGAGGTGCAGAAAGCAACGGAGCGGTTAGAAGCAATGATCCTGTGTTGA
- the LOC131436755 gene encoding SET domain-containing protein SmydA-8 isoform X2: MNNDPGKCALCGVASNMKCAGCKRIAYCGPEHQKKHWRQQHKNDCAKPYELNRNEEVGRYYRATENIPKGTTLFIESPLVIGPKWNLAEYELRSTIVPCVGCFTDCQLGLYRCENCHWPTCKPDCPGLENANLHVLECGMLRLGPGPKPRDDPNAMFDYYRYDSLLALKCLALQMIDRKRFEQMMQLESHYEARMGSQFYKEADERTVKYLLKNFVEPLKKLEQKQGKVVLPVCDTKALHKICGILEVNAMIIPLSNGREICGLYPNGCMLEHCCMPNCYYTFDCSKGMKLNFKAGKTIKRGEHLCTTYTHSLWGTQQRRDHLKSNKYFACSCLRCSDPTELGTYLSALRCMGVDDNACNGFQLPIYPLDDTSNWKCNQCAIDVQADQVNFLLSKIGEEVDFAMDRKSSIKQMDDLVSKLSTFLHPNHYFLLTLKHSLIQMYGHLNGYLTSQLSDAILARKVEICREMMKVIDILDPDSFRLSLYAAVIFFEQQSALIEINERKLRSNVPKEDSSVQKNYNDALNCLKRAKEVLAYEMGTRQGKKLSEEVQKATERLEAMILC; this comes from the exons CTTAATCGCAACGAGGAAGTGGGTCGTTACTatcgagcaacggaaaacattcCGAAGGGGACAACTCTTTTCATCGAAAGCCCACTGGTTATCGGACCCAAATGGAATCTGGCCGAGTACGAGCTGCGATCGACGATCGTTCCGTGTGTAGGCTGTTTTACCGACTGTCAGTTGGGTTTGTACCGATGCGAAAATTGCCACTGGCCAACATGTAAACCTGACTGTCCCGGATTAGAGAATGCCAACCTGCACGTCCTCGAATGCGGTATGTTACGGCTTGGGCCAGGACCCAAGCCACGGGATGATCCGAATGCCATGTTTGACTACTACCGGTATGACTCGTTACTTGCGCTCAAATGTTTGGCTCTACAGATGATCGATAGGAAACGGTTCGAGCAAATGATGCAGCTTGAAAGCCACTACGAAGCACGCATGGGTTCTCAGTTCTACAAGGAAGCTGACGAACGGACTGTAAagtacttgttgaaaaatttcgttgaACCGCTAAAGaaattggaacaaaagcagggTAAAGTTGTACTGCCGGTTTGCGACACCAAGGCTTTGCATAAGATCTGCGGAATTCTCGAGGTCAATGCAATGATAATTCCGCTGAGTAATGGACGAGAGATCTGTGGGTTATATCCGAACGGTTGTATGTTGGAACACTGTTGCATGCCAAATTGTTACTACACCTTTGACTGCAGTAAGGGAATGAAGCTAAATTTCAAGGCAGGAAAAACTATCAAAAGGG GTGAGCATCTATGTACAACCTACACACACTCCCTGTGGGGAACCCAGCAGCGACGCGATCACCTAAAAAGTAACAAATACTTTGCCTGTAGCTGCCTTCGTTGCTCGGATCCAACTGAACTTGGAACCTACCTGAGCGCTCTAAGATGTATGGGAGTAGATGATAATGCTTGCAATGGATTTCAGCTTCCGATATACCCACTGGATGATACCAGCAATTGGAAGTGCAATCAATGCGCGATCGACGTTCAGGCCGATCAAGTCAACTTCCTGCTGTCGAAAATAGGCGAGGAAGTTGATTTTGCCATGGACCGCAAATCGTCCATTAAACAGATGGATGACTTGGTATCCAAACTATCAACGTTTCTGCATCCAAATCATTACTTTCTGCTTACGCTTAAACACTCGTTGATTCAAATGTACGGACACCTTAATGGCTACTTAACTAGTCAACTCTCTGATGCCATACTGGCCCGCAAAGTCGAAATTTGTCGGGAAATGATGAAGGTTATTGACATTCTAGATCCGGACTCTTTTCGGCTCAGTTTGTACGCCGCCGTAATCTTCTTCGAGCAACAGTCGGCCCTGATCGAAATCAACGAGCGGAAGCTGCGATCGAATGTTCCAAAAGAGGACTCTTCAGTTCAGAAAAATTATAACGACGCGTTGAACTGTTTAAAACGCGCCAAAGAGGTCCTTGCCTATGAAATGGGCACACGGCAGGGCAAGAAGCTTTCGGAGGAGGTGCAGAAAGCAACGGAGCGGTTAGAAGCAATGATCCTGTGTTGA
- the LOC131436387 gene encoding mobility group protein 1A-like, translating to MAEKPKRPLSAYMLWLNSAREQIKKENPGIKVTEIAKKGGELWRAMKDKSEWENKAAKQKDEYNKLVQEFERNGGSKDAGKKKSKGAKKAAPKKSKKKDSDDDDDESGEESD from the exons ATGGCCGAAAAACCAAAGCGTCCTCTGTCTGCCTACATGTTGTGGCTGAACTCTGCCCGCGAACAGATCAAGAAGGAGAATCCCGGCATCAAGGTGACGGAGATCGCCAAGAAGGGCGGTGAGCTGTGGAGAGCAATGAAGGACAAGAGC GAATGGGAGAACAAGGCCGCTAAGCAGAAGGATGAGTACAACAAACTTGTTCAGGAGTTCGAGCGAAATGGTGGTAGCAAGGACGCCGGAAAGAAAAAGAGCAAGGGTGCAAAGAAGGCTGCGCCAAAGAAGAGCAAAAAGAAGGACtccgatgatgacgacgatgagtCCGGCGAAGAAAGCGACTGA